A region of Paenibacillus thiaminolyticus DNA encodes the following proteins:
- the adhE gene encoding bifunctional acetaldehyde-CoA/alcohol dehydrogenase — protein sequence MEKKNVPNAAEHIDQLVARAKKAQAAFMDMTQEQIDTIVQQMALAGLDKHMHLAKMAVEETGRGVYEDKITKNIFATEYIFNSIKYEKTVGVIEDNPNGAYMKIAEPVGIVMGITPVTNPTSTTMFKALISIKTRNPIIFGFHPSAQKCSAEAARILHDAAVKYGAPENCIQWIEYPSMDATNALMNHPDVALILATGGAGMVRAAYGCGKPALGVGPGNVPCFIDKTAELEQAVTDLILSKTFDNGMICASEQAVIIEEPVFAEVKKLMQAKGCRFLTKEEIGKLQGMAMKPESCAVNPAIVGQSAKQIAEMAGISVPDDTKILVAELDGVGPKFPLSAEKLSPVLACYKVKNVQEGIDRAAEIVTFGGMGHSSVIHSHDDDVINRFADRLQTGRILVNSPSTHGAIGDIYNTNIPSLTLGCGSYGRNSTSSNVTAVNLLNIKRVAKRTVNMQWFKVPNKIYFEKGATQYLAKMPDIHRVMIVTDAMMVKLGYVEKLEYYLRQRRTPVAIEVFSDVEPDPSTKTVERGAEMMRSFEPDCIIALGGGSPMDAAKGMWLFYEYPDTDFDNLKQKFLDIRKRTFKYPRLGQKAKFVAIPTTSGTGSEVTSFAVITDKEKGNTKYPLADYELTPDVAIIDPEFVYSLPKTAVADTGMDVLTHAIEAYVSVMASDYTDGLAIKAIQLVFENLVKSYREACPKAREKMHNASTLAGMAFANAFLGINHSLAHKWGAQYHTAHGRTNAILMPHVIRYNAKKPTKFASFPKYDHFVADVRYAEIARILGLPARTTEEGVKSLIEAIRGLNRELGIPESFQELGFDAKDFESRVDYLADRAFEDQCTTANPKLPLVTELAEVYRDAFYGRFE from the coding sequence ATGGAAAAGAAGAATGTTCCGAACGCAGCAGAACATATTGATCAATTGGTGGCACGCGCCAAGAAGGCTCAAGCCGCATTTATGGACATGACGCAGGAACAGATTGACACGATTGTGCAGCAAATGGCGTTAGCCGGTCTCGACAAGCATATGCACTTGGCGAAAATGGCGGTCGAAGAGACAGGCCGCGGCGTATATGAAGACAAAATCACGAAAAATATTTTTGCCACGGAGTACATCTTCAACTCGATTAAATACGAGAAAACCGTCGGCGTCATCGAGGACAATCCGAATGGCGCATATATGAAAATTGCGGAGCCGGTCGGTATCGTAATGGGGATTACCCCGGTGACGAACCCGACATCCACGACGATGTTTAAGGCGCTCATTTCCATTAAGACACGCAACCCGATTATTTTCGGATTCCATCCGTCGGCGCAGAAATGCAGTGCGGAAGCAGCGCGCATTTTGCATGACGCAGCGGTCAAATACGGCGCACCTGAGAACTGTATCCAATGGATTGAGTATCCGTCCATGGACGCGACCAATGCACTGATGAATCATCCGGACGTAGCGCTCATCCTCGCGACAGGCGGTGCGGGCATGGTCCGGGCGGCGTACGGCTGCGGGAAGCCGGCGCTCGGCGTAGGTCCGGGCAACGTGCCTTGCTTCATTGACAAGACGGCGGAACTGGAGCAGGCAGTTACCGACTTGATTCTGTCCAAAACATTCGACAACGGTATGATCTGCGCATCCGAGCAGGCGGTCATTATCGAAGAACCGGTCTTCGCCGAAGTGAAAAAGCTGATGCAGGCCAAAGGCTGCCGCTTCCTGACGAAAGAAGAGATCGGCAAGCTGCAGGGCATGGCGATGAAGCCAGAATCCTGCGCCGTCAATCCGGCTATTGTCGGCCAGTCGGCGAAGCAGATTGCCGAGATGGCAGGGATTTCGGTGCCGGACGATACGAAGATACTCGTAGCCGAGCTGGACGGCGTCGGTCCGAAGTTCCCGCTGTCTGCCGAGAAGCTGAGCCCTGTGCTCGCCTGCTATAAAGTGAAGAATGTGCAGGAAGGTATTGACCGGGCAGCCGAGATCGTCACTTTTGGCGGCATGGGTCACTCCTCCGTCATTCATTCCCACGACGATGACGTGATTAACCGCTTCGCTGACCGTCTGCAGACCGGACGGATTCTCGTCAACTCGCCGTCGACACACGGCGCTATCGGGGATATTTACAACACGAATATCCCTTCGTTGACCTTGGGCTGCGGCTCCTATGGACGCAACTCGACGTCTTCCAACGTAACGGCCGTCAATCTGCTCAATATTAAACGGGTGGCGAAGCGAACTGTGAATATGCAATGGTTTAAAGTGCCGAACAAGATTTATTTTGAAAAGGGTGCAACGCAATATTTGGCCAAAATGCCGGACATTCACCGGGTGATGATCGTCACCGACGCCATGATGGTGAAGCTCGGGTACGTCGAGAAGCTGGAATACTATCTGCGCCAGCGCCGCACGCCGGTTGCGATCGAAGTCTTCTCCGATGTCGAGCCGGATCCGTCCACGAAGACGGTAGAGCGCGGGGCGGAAATGATGCGGAGCTTCGAGCCCGACTGCATTATCGCCTTGGGCGGCGGCTCGCCGATGGACGCGGCGAAGGGCATGTGGCTGTTCTACGAATATCCGGATACTGACTTCGATAATCTGAAGCAGAAGTTCTTGGATATCCGCAAGCGCACATTCAAATACCCGCGCCTGGGCCAAAAGGCCAAATTCGTCGCCATTCCGACAACGTCCGGTACCGGATCCGAGGTTACCTCGTTCGCGGTCATCACGGACAAAGAGAAGGGCAACACGAAATATCCGCTGGCAGACTATGAGCTGACGCCAGACGTGGCCATCATCGACCCTGAATTCGTCTACAGCTTGCCGAAGACGGCCGTGGCCGACACCGGTATGGACGTATTGACGCATGCGATTGAAGCTTACGTCTCCGTCATGGCTAGCGATTATACGGACGGTCTGGCGATTAAAGCCATCCAACTCGTCTTCGAGAACCTGGTGAAGTCTTACCGGGAAGCATGCCCGAAAGCGCGTGAAAAAATGCATAACGCTTCGACCTTGGCGGGAATGGCGTTCGCGAATGCGTTCCTCGGCATCAACCACAGCTTGGCGCATAAGTGGGGGGCGCAGTACCATACGGCGCACGGCCGCACGAATGCGATTTTGATGCCGCATGTCATCCGCTACAACGCGAAGAAGCCGACGAAGTTCGCTTCCTTCCCAAAATATGACCATTTCGTCGCAGATGTGCGCTATGCCGAGATCGCCCGCATTCTCGGATTGCCGGCCCGCACGACGGAGGAGGGCGTGAAGAGCCTTATCGAGGCCATCCGCGGCCTGAACCGCGAGCTGGGCATTCCCGAGTCGTTCCAGGAGCTGGGCTTCGATGCCAAGGATTTCGAATCCCGCGTCGACTATCTGGCCGATCGCGCCTTCGAAGACCAATGCACAACCGCCAATCCGAAGCTGCCGCTCGTAACCGAGCTGGCGGAAGTATACCGCGACGCTTTCTATGGCCGCTTCGAATAA
- a CDS encoding Crp/Fnr family transcriptional regulator has product MMEQLGEHCNLSCFSEQNRQRLLEIAKDRTYPENSHLFWEGDVSDKLFILKSGRVKITKSTDEGKELILYMYQAGDMIGQVDPFNSTKHSFTAEVIEEAELGMIDQKDIEILICQYCDFSIDFMKWMGIHHRLTQTKFRDLMMYGKPGALCSTLIRLSNTYGEELDDGGVLINKKITHTDLSNMIGATRESVNRMLSDLRKKGVLEYESGMIVIRELDHLRDVCRCEMCPKEICRI; this is encoded by the coding sequence ATGATGGAACAACTCGGCGAACACTGCAACTTATCGTGTTTCTCGGAGCAGAACCGACAGCGGCTGTTGGAGATTGCGAAGGATCGGACCTACCCCGAGAACTCGCATCTATTTTGGGAAGGCGACGTATCCGATAAGCTCTTCATTCTCAAGAGCGGCCGCGTCAAAATAACGAAATCTACGGATGAAGGCAAGGAATTGATTCTCTATATGTATCAAGCCGGAGACATGATCGGGCAGGTCGACCCGTTCAACAGCACGAAGCATAGCTTCACGGCGGAAGTGATCGAGGAAGCCGAGCTGGGCATGATCGATCAAAAGGATATTGAGATTTTAATCTGCCAATACTGCGATTTTTCGATCGACTTCATGAAATGGATGGGGATCCATCATCGTCTGACGCAGACGAAGTTCCGCGATCTAATGATGTATGGCAAGCCGGGCGCGCTGTGCTCGACATTGATCCGCCTGTCCAACACGTACGGAGAGGAGCTGGACGACGGCGGCGTGCTCATCAACAAGAAGATTACGCACACCGATTTGTCGAACATGATCGGCGCTACCCGCGAGAGCGTCAACCGAATGCTGAGCGATCTCCGCAAGAAGGGCGTGCTCGAATACGAGAGCGGCATGATTGTCATCCGCGAGCTCGATCATCTGCGGGACGTCTGCCGGTGTGAAATGTGTCCGAAGGAGATCTGCCGCATCTAG
- a CDS encoding formate/nitrite transporter family protein produces MFKGSLEAVNEAVEAKKKLMQSGLLRYIVSAMLAGAYVGFGIMLIFTVGGSFKAAGSPAVPLVMGMSFGIALTLVIFAGSELFTGNNMLFTVSSLSGRTPWRTTWANWGIVFLGNLLGAVLFSLLIRGSGVFGAAPADHLLFTAAAAKMKLPIDQLFFRGILCNWLVCLAIWTAMRAKEEIAKLVLIWWMLYAFIATGFEHSVANMSLLTTALLLPQHPETVTIAGWLHNMIPVTLGNIVGGAIFVGMAYWFISPVRQRQ; encoded by the coding sequence ATGTTCAAGGGATCCCTGGAAGCCGTCAATGAAGCGGTAGAAGCGAAGAAGAAGCTGATGCAGTCGGGGCTGCTGCGTTATATCGTGTCGGCGATGCTGGCAGGCGCCTATGTCGGCTTCGGCATTATGCTTATTTTTACGGTCGGCGGAAGCTTCAAGGCGGCAGGTTCTCCTGCCGTGCCGCTGGTGATGGGCATGTCCTTCGGGATTGCCCTGACCCTGGTCATATTTGCCGGCTCCGAGTTGTTCACGGGGAACAATATGCTGTTCACCGTCAGTTCCTTGTCGGGAAGGACGCCTTGGCGGACGACGTGGGCGAACTGGGGCATCGTCTTTCTCGGCAATCTGCTCGGTGCGGTTCTGTTCAGTCTGCTCATTCGAGGATCGGGCGTGTTCGGCGCCGCACCGGCCGATCATCTGCTGTTCACGGCAGCGGCTGCGAAGATGAAGCTGCCGATCGATCAGCTCTTCTTCCGCGGCATTCTGTGCAACTGGCTCGTCTGTCTGGCGATCTGGACGGCGATGCGCGCCAAGGAAGAGATCGCCAAGCTGGTATTGATATGGTGGATGCTGTATGCCTTCATCGCCACTGGATTTGAACACAGCGTAGCCAATATGTCGCTGCTGACGACGGCCTTGCTGCTGCCGCAGCATCCGGAGACGGTGACGATCGCGGGGTGGCTGCATAACATGATTCCCGTGACGCTGGGCAATATCGTTGGCGGCGCCATTTTCGTAGGCATGGCTTATTGGTTCATCAGCCCGGTGCGACAACGGCAATAA
- the nirD gene encoding nitrite reductase small subunit NirD, giving the protein MAKSVDGAFVAVGEMDQFLPRVGRVVRMNGAAVAVFRTEGGWYALEDRSPHPKGGPLSEGIVSGHYLYDPLYDWKIDLRDGRVQEPDTGQVKTYPIKAQDGIVKIAAGGAGRDGSADNM; this is encoded by the coding sequence ATGGCCAAATCAGTGGACGGAGCGTTTGTGGCCGTAGGAGAGATGGATCAGTTTTTGCCGCGAGTGGGTCGCGTCGTGCGGATGAATGGAGCAGCGGTTGCAGTCTTCCGGACGGAAGGCGGCTGGTATGCGCTGGAGGATCGGAGCCCGCATCCGAAGGGCGGCCCGCTCAGCGAAGGAATCGTATCCGGACATTACTTATATGATCCGCTGTATGATTGGAAGATCGATCTTCGCGATGGCCGCGTCCAGGAGCCGGACACCGGGCAGGTAAAGACCTATCCAATCAAGGCGCAGGACGGCATCGTGAAGATTGCGGCAGGCGGGGCAGGCCGGGACGGAAGCGCGGACAACATGTAA
- the nirB gene encoding nitrite reductase large subunit NirB yields MERKWRLAVVGNGMAGINTVEQLLKLTDRCDITVIGEEPHPNYNRILLSYVLEGSKKLDDIVLNPYWWYDEAGITLLAGEKGERIDTERRVVLTDKGREVPYDRVIIATGSTPFRLPVPGADKEGVVGFRSIEDCDRMIAAAGTYKTAAVIGGGLLGLEAAKGLVQLGMDVTVVHLPEYVMERQLDMTAARLLEQELERQGIRFALGKQTVEITGGERVEGLRFSDGTELKAEFVVMAVGICPNIGIGQASGLDVNRGIVVDDCLRTSAEDVYAVGECTEHRGVCYGLVAPLFEQGAVLAKTLAGVETKPYEGSVCSTKLKVSGVDVFSTGIFLETPECTTLTFHDGWKRTYRKIVLRDNIIVGAVLFGDTDDGAKLERLVKQGAAMTDELYQELTGTGGCCGSKANAAAELADDDIVCGCNGVTKKMIMDAIADNGLTTLEEVKACTGASRSCGGCKPLVEQLLQHALGDGFEAGAVKQGICGCTEHSRDEIVAAIREQGLHTVHEVMAALEWKQPEGCSKCRPALNYYLGMMWPESYRDEKSSRFVNERMNANIQKDGTYTVVPRMYGGMTSPEELKKIADVSLQYNVELVKMTGGQRIDLIGVKKEDVPKVWEALDMPSGYAYAKSLRTVKTCVGSRYCRFGTQDSLAMGALLERKFERIDYPAKFKMAVNGCPRNCAESCTKDIGIVGNDGGWEIYIGGNGGIKPRLADLLCKVKTDEELVETTAAAIQYYRETANYLERTSEWVERIGLDAIRRTVVEDSEERKRLVERINIALAQAEDPWKQVLEQPDLRSKLFEAVSLEQ; encoded by the coding sequence ATGGAACGAAAATGGCGGCTGGCCGTCGTAGGCAACGGCATGGCAGGCATCAATACGGTGGAGCAGTTGTTGAAGCTGACCGATCGTTGTGACATTACGGTGATTGGGGAGGAACCACATCCCAACTACAACCGGATTCTGCTGTCTTACGTGCTGGAGGGCAGCAAGAAGCTGGATGATATCGTATTGAATCCATATTGGTGGTATGACGAGGCCGGCATTACACTGCTGGCGGGCGAGAAGGGGGAGCGGATCGACACGGAACGCCGCGTCGTCCTGACCGATAAGGGCCGCGAGGTGCCGTATGATCGGGTCATCATCGCGACCGGATCGACGCCGTTCCGGCTGCCTGTCCCCGGCGCGGACAAGGAGGGCGTCGTCGGCTTCCGCAGCATCGAGGATTGCGATCGCATGATTGCCGCAGCGGGAACGTATAAGACGGCAGCCGTCATCGGCGGCGGCTTGCTCGGCCTGGAAGCGGCGAAGGGGCTGGTTCAGCTGGGCATGGACGTGACGGTGGTCCATCTGCCTGAATATGTGATGGAGCGCCAGCTCGATATGACCGCGGCGCGCCTGCTTGAGCAGGAACTGGAACGCCAAGGCATCCGGTTCGCGCTCGGCAAGCAGACGGTGGAGATTACGGGCGGCGAGCGCGTCGAAGGCCTGCGCTTCAGCGACGGGACGGAATTGAAGGCGGAGTTCGTCGTCATGGCGGTCGGCATTTGCCCGAATATCGGCATCGGCCAGGCGAGCGGCCTCGACGTGAACCGGGGCATCGTGGTGGACGACTGCCTGCGGACTTCCGCCGAAGACGTATATGCCGTCGGAGAGTGCACGGAGCATCGCGGCGTCTGCTACGGGCTCGTCGCTCCGCTGTTCGAGCAGGGGGCGGTGCTGGCGAAGACGCTCGCCGGCGTGGAGACGAAGCCGTATGAAGGCTCGGTCTGCTCGACCAAGCTCAAGGTGTCCGGCGTTGATGTCTTCTCGACAGGCATTTTCCTGGAGACGCCGGAATGCACTACCCTGACCTTCCATGACGGGTGGAAGCGCACATACCGGAAAATCGTGCTCCGGGATAATATCATCGTCGGCGCCGTGCTGTTCGGCGATACGGATGATGGCGCCAAGCTGGAACGCCTCGTGAAGCAGGGGGCGGCGATGACCGACGAGCTGTACCAGGAATTGACGGGTACGGGAGGCTGCTGCGGCTCGAAAGCGAATGCGGCCGCCGAATTGGCGGATGACGATATCGTCTGCGGGTGCAATGGCGTGACCAAAAAGATGATTATGGACGCCATCGCAGACAACGGCCTGACGACGCTGGAGGAAGTCAAGGCCTGCACCGGCGCATCGCGCTCCTGCGGCGGCTGCAAGCCGCTGGTGGAGCAGCTGCTCCAGCATGCTCTCGGCGACGGCTTCGAGGCAGGCGCCGTCAAGCAAGGCATCTGCGGCTGCACCGAGCACTCGCGCGACGAGATCGTCGCGGCGATTCGGGAGCAAGGGCTCCATACGGTTCACGAAGTGATGGCGGCGCTCGAATGGAAGCAGCCGGAGGGCTGCTCAAAATGCCGTCCCGCGCTGAACTACTATCTCGGTATGATGTGGCCGGAAAGCTACCGGGACGAGAAATCGTCGCGCTTCGTGAACGAGCGGATGAACGCCAATATTCAGAAGGACGGCACCTACACAGTCGTGCCGCGCATGTACGGCGGCATGACCTCGCCGGAAGAATTGAAAAAAATTGCGGATGTGTCGCTTCAGTATAATGTGGAACTCGTCAAAATGACGGGGGGACAGCGGATCGATCTGATCGGCGTGAAAAAAGAAGATGTGCCGAAAGTGTGGGAGGCACTCGATATGCCGTCGGGCTATGCCTATGCCAAATCGCTGCGCACGGTCAAAACCTGCGTAGGCTCCCGATACTGCCGCTTCGGTACGCAGGATTCGCTGGCCATGGGTGCGCTGCTGGAGCGCAAGTTCGAACGGATCGACTATCCGGCCAAGTTCAAAATGGCGGTGAACGGCTGCCCTCGTAACTGCGCCGAATCCTGCACGAAGGATATCGGCATCGTCGGCAATGACGGCGGCTGGGAGATCTATATCGGCGGCAACGGCGGCATTAAGCCGCGGCTGGCGGATCTGCTGTGCAAGGTCAAGACGGATGAGGAGCTTGTGGAGACGACGGCGGCTGCCATTCAATATTACCGCGAGACGGCCAACTACTTGGAGCGGACTTCGGAATGGGTTGAGCGAATCGGGCTGGACGCAATCCGGCGAACGGTCGTGGAAGACAGCGAGGAGCGCAAGCGGCTCGTTGAACGGATCAACATCGCTCTGGCCCAGGCGGAAGACCCATGGAAGCAAGTATTGGAGCAGCCGGATTTGCGGAGCAAGCTGTTCGAAGCCGTTAGTTTGGAGCAATAG
- a CDS encoding alpha-amylase family protein, with the protein MKTSYVCLYDPSFPSASNALPSGMRDRLASEWNIVQAERLAEALDAQQDGVFINLHAPYFPKSAWTSIAAFLERGGHLLSAGGSPFRIPVYRDGSGWTAEPEQTAYHQRLRIHECMPVQADRFERFAANVERPLFEQAAPLWPASPTCSFVLWVTRHDDCPGEHGSAGPMDAHIIPLVTALDRDGREVGAPVVLLENTKGEFAGTRWLFVNQPLTAEFLEQAGAETLLAWARYCSYGVSDWWLKPGRACYEPGERPKLTLQTQLLHAARASYGAGGPLAASRRSVADAAEADVVWQASVELTADDGEVLWRSELSVRCGRELERLILTPDTVLAPGMYRVHARLVSGTGEVRLLRQGFWCRDEALLRSGSFLKAGRDYFERDGVPVPIVGMTYMSSDVARKFVFLPNAAVWDRDMAQMKKAGINLIRTGIWTAYRHIMYVDGHPSEDVLCALDAFFLTAKKHGIEVCFNFFSFAPELWEGSNPYLDPRSIEAQKRFIGAVVERHRHTSFVHWDLINEPSLFDPKRVFAGPRSAKDKYEIAAFREWLKERYAGDIRLLQERWGMTPEQAPGFRAIMPPEPQEINFDAQDMIKEKKGTRWLDYSLFTMEMLNRWVHAMRDTISFHQPEQLVCIGQDEALAAQRPSPFFYEASVDYTSNHSWWLYDQLIWDGVFTKTPYKPNLIQETGIMYGMTPDGFALRTEEQLRNILERKYAYAFATGCAGAVQWIWNTNFYMNNVNESNIGALRADGTEKPEADVSYDFGAFMQAAAPLFRDRELEPIVVIYPEANDLSNRRMAAEATSTAARVLAYELKVPFRAMGEYQLEALDDMPPRLIIVPSPHHLTDAALDRVLAFVDRSGATLLITGPLGRNEYWQATARMDSLLGPRRLGSVVREERFLLAGREIPLSFGGRKIKQVFKETNADGSPSTLLEQPFGSGKLLWVGLPVEWNDRQAAIAELYAHAIQTASIEPDLRWEEGGSRPGIYGRCLTFAQGRLYLFVSESGQDEIVRIVQPDNGTTYAFKLASERTVMFAADRQGELIAVYRPREVEIEVIK; encoded by the coding sequence ATGAAGACTTCTTATGTATGTCTATATGATCCAAGCTTCCCGTCCGCCAGCAACGCACTCCCTTCCGGCATGCGGGATCGTCTCGCCTCCGAATGGAATATCGTGCAAGCGGAGCGTCTCGCCGAAGCACTTGACGCGCAGCAGGACGGCGTATTTATCAACCTGCACGCCCCGTACTTCCCGAAGAGCGCGTGGACGTCCATCGCCGCGTTCCTCGAACGGGGCGGACATCTGCTCAGCGCGGGCGGCTCCCCCTTCCGCATTCCCGTCTACCGCGACGGCAGCGGCTGGACGGCGGAGCCGGAGCAGACAGCCTATCACCAGCGTCTTCGCATCCACGAGTGCATGCCGGTGCAGGCGGACCGGTTCGAGCGCTTCGCCGCCAACGTGGAGCGCCCCTTGTTCGAGCAGGCGGCACCGCTATGGCCGGCTTCGCCAACCTGCAGCTTCGTGCTCTGGGTGACCCGGCACGACGACTGTCCCGGCGAGCATGGTTCCGCCGGCCCGATGGATGCCCACATCATACCGCTCGTCACGGCGCTGGATCGTGACGGCCGGGAGGTGGGCGCGCCCGTCGTGCTGCTCGAAAACACGAAGGGCGAATTCGCCGGCACCCGATGGCTGTTCGTGAACCAGCCGCTGACGGCAGAGTTCCTCGAGCAGGCGGGAGCGGAGACACTCCTCGCCTGGGCCCGCTATTGCTCGTACGGCGTCAGCGATTGGTGGCTGAAGCCGGGCCGGGCCTGTTATGAGCCGGGCGAGCGCCCGAAGCTGACGCTGCAGACGCAGCTGCTGCACGCGGCACGCGCCAGCTACGGCGCCGGCGGCCCGCTGGCCGCTTCTCGTCGAAGCGTGGCCGACGCCGCGGAAGCGGATGTCGTCTGGCAGGCAAGCGTCGAGCTGACGGCGGACGACGGCGAGGTGCTGTGGCGCAGTGAGCTCTCCGTCCGCTGCGGGCGGGAGCTGGAGCGGCTGATCCTGACGCCGGACACCGTGCTCGCTCCGGGCATGTACCGGGTGCATGCCCGGCTTGTGAGCGGCACCGGCGAGGTCCGCCTGCTGCGGCAGGGCTTCTGGTGCCGCGACGAAGCGCTGCTGCGGAGCGGCTCGTTCCTGAAGGCGGGCCGGGATTACTTCGAGCGCGACGGCGTTCCTGTTCCTATCGTCGGCATGACGTATATGTCAAGCGATGTGGCGCGCAAGTTCGTGTTCCTTCCGAACGCGGCGGTATGGGATCGTGATATGGCCCAGATGAAGAAGGCCGGAATCAATCTAATCCGCACCGGCATCTGGACCGCGTACCGCCACATCATGTATGTGGACGGGCATCCGTCCGAGGATGTGCTGTGCGCCCTGGACGCCTTCTTCCTGACTGCGAAGAAGCACGGCATCGAAGTATGCTTCAACTTCTTCTCCTTCGCGCCGGAGCTGTGGGAAGGTTCGAATCCTTACCTCGATCCGCGCAGCATCGAGGCGCAGAAGCGCTTCATCGGAGCGGTCGTCGAGCGGCACCGCCACACCTCGTTCGTCCATTGGGATCTGATCAACGAGCCGTCTCTGTTCGATCCGAAGCGAGTGTTCGCCGGGCCGCGCAGCGCGAAGGATAAGTATGAGATCGCGGCCTTCCGGGAATGGCTCAAGGAACGCTACGCCGGCGATATCCGGCTGCTGCAGGAGCGCTGGGGCATGACGCCGGAGCAGGCGCCGGGCTTCCGCGCGATTATGCCGCCGGAGCCGCAGGAGATTAACTTCGATGCCCAGGATATGATTAAGGAGAAAAAAGGGACGCGCTGGCTGGATTATTCGTTGTTCACGATGGAGATGCTCAACCGGTGGGTGCATGCAATGCGCGACACGATTTCGTTCCATCAGCCGGAGCAGCTCGTATGCATCGGCCAGGATGAGGCGCTGGCGGCACAGCGGCCAAGCCCGTTCTTCTATGAAGCGTCCGTCGATTATACATCGAACCATTCATGGTGGCTGTACGATCAGCTCATCTGGGACGGCGTGTTCACGAAGACGCCGTACAAGCCGAACCTCATCCAGGAGACGGGCATCATGTACGGCATGACGCCGGATGGCTTCGCCTTGCGGACGGAGGAGCAGCTGCGCAACATTTTGGAGCGGAAATACGCCTATGCGTTCGCGACCGGCTGCGCCGGGGCGGTGCAATGGATCTGGAACACGAATTTCTATATGAACAATGTGAATGAATCCAATATCGGCGCGCTGCGCGCGGACGGCACGGAGAAGCCGGAGGCCGATGTCTCCTATGACTTCGGCGCATTTATGCAGGCGGCAGCCCCGCTCTTCCGGGATCGGGAGCTGGAGCCGATCGTCGTCATCTACCCGGAAGCGAACGATCTGTCGAACCGGCGGATGGCGGCCGAAGCGACGTCAACGGCGGCGCGTGTGCTGGCCTATGAGTTGAAGGTTCCGTTCCGGGCGATGGGAGAATACCAGCTGGAAGCGCTGGATGATATGCCCCCGCGGCTTATTATCGTGCCGTCTCCGCATCATTTGACCGATGCAGCTCTCGATCGTGTGCTCGCCTTCGTGGATCGTTCCGGCGCGACCTTGCTCATCACCGGCCCGCTCGGCCGCAACGAATATTGGCAAGCGACCGCCCGGATGGACAGCCTGCTCGGTCCGCGGCGCCTCGGCAGCGTCGTGCGCGAGGAGCGCTTCCTCCTCGCAGGGCGGGAGATTCCGCTCTCGTTCGGCGGCCGCAAGATTAAGCAGGTATTCAAAGAAACGAATGCCGACGGCAGCCCGTCCACGCTCCTAGAGCAGCCGTTCGGAAGCGGCAAGCTGCTCTGGGTCGGCCTCCCGGTCGAATGGAACGATCGGCAGGCTGCCATCGCGGAGCTGTACGCGCATGCCATACAGACCGCATCCATCGAGCCTGATCTGCGCTGGGAAGAAGGCGGCAGCCGCCCGGGAATCTACGGACGCTGCCTCACCTTCGCGCAGGGCCGTCTCTATCTGTTCGTGTCCGAATCAGGGCAGGATGAGATCGTCCGCATCGTCCAGCCTGACAACGGAACAACGTACGCTTTCAAGCTGGCCAGCGAACGCACCGTCATGTTCGCTGCCGATCGCCAGGGCGAGTTGATCGCCGTCTACCGGCCGCGGGAGGTCGAGATCGAAGTCATCAAGTAA